Genomic DNA from Candidatus Bathyarchaeota archaeon:
TTCTTAATGCCTATGTTATGTCTCGAAAAGAGGTTATGCCTTTTTTTAGCCATCTGAGAACTGGCTATCCTAAAATTTATGAAAAATTTGAAAACTGTCTCAGAATTTTGAGAAAAAGGGGACGTTTCATTAATCGAATAACTGGCCTAAAGAAGAACACCTTAAAGGTAAACTACACGCTTTGTAGTAGTCTCGTTTCCGCTACTTTTGCTGAAAAACAGAAACTTAAAGGAATAGATAAAGAATTGGAAAAAGCGCTCAAAGAATTAGCTGATGAACTTGACACTATATATAAGGAAGTTGAAAGCGGAATCCCGCTTAAGGGTTACTGTGATTTCTGTCCGCACAGAAAACTGGTTATTGAAGAAAAGTAGCAGTTGCTAACCCCTTGGTTTATAGATAAAACCGTGGCGCTTTATGTATTCTGGATCTGTGAAGGGGCAGGTGTCACTGAAAGGGCAATCCGTCCAGTTTTCGCTATTTCCTATATCATTTTTTTCATTTTGAATGGTTGTTTGAATTTTTTCCGATAGTTCTCCGCATGGTTCTTGGTTTATGGAAGAAGCTTGTGTCGGCTGAAGGCTTGCTGGATTAACATTTTCCAGTAACAAGCTTAACAATTGGCTAATGCTCATTCCCTGCTCTTCAGCCAATCTTTGAAGCTTCCAGTAAACCTCCTTTCTTAAGCTGATGTTCCGATAATTTGGATGAGGGATTCTCATCACCTCCAAATAATGAATATTCCAGTAAAACACCTTGAAACCAGGCCTAATATGGCGATGAACCCTCATCCGAAAATGGACAAGAAAAACTTAAAGTTTGAAACTGATACAGCATCTTTTCGCAAAATCTCTTCAAATCCGAGGCTTTCAGCCAAAACAACCCAAAAGAACACCAACTATGTAGGTGTGAATATGGCTGAAACTATAGCTAAAAGCCCCAAAACATGCATAGTCCACCGATTTCCCATCAAAGTCTTACCTTTAACTAAGCCGAAATCCGTCTCCTTTCGACGGAAGAAGCTATTTTTGGTTAAATTTGGCTTGGATAGATTTCAGTTTTCGATTAAAAACCGCAAAAATCCATAAAAAATGACGCTGCCCACGAATGGTCACGTCCGGAAACATGGCTACTTCTTAAAATTAATTTATTGTCTTGAAGGATAAACGTTGAAAGTGTTGAAATATAGAGCATTATTCATTAGATAGAAGTTTGTCGACGTTTTAAGGACTGCTAAGGGCTAATCTGTTGCGAATCCAATCTTTTTGACGATCCTGACTATCAAAATAATTGCGGGGATTATAAAGTAGATAACGAAATCAAGAGGATCTATTAACCCGGTTTGCGCCATCATTGTGAGGCCGAAAAGCCATCCCAGAAGATAGCCTGTTCCCCAGTATGGTATTGCGAGAATAAAGCTTATTGTTAGCATTAAATTAAGCAGCCTAAACATCGAAAGATATGAAGTAGGTATTAATCCACTACTTGCAAACGTATTTAATAACAGTGACATTATAAGTCCTCCAACTACCTCAGAAATTGCTCGAACAAATCCGTGCTCCGCCTCGGGCATAATCTTACTATGTAAGCTCAAACTCGAAGAAAATTTAAAGGTTGCTACTTTTTATATTTATGGTTATGGCAAAGAGAGGACGGATATGGTAAGTGTCGGTAGAATTAAGCGTATTCCAGTTCGCCATGTCTGGAGAAACGAAGAGAAGGACTTTACTCCATGGTTGAAAGAGAATATTGATCTTCTCGGTGAAGTCTTAGGGATGGAACTATCAGCTGTGGATAAAGAAGTGGATGTAGGCGAACATTATGAGGCGGATCTTTTGGCCGAGGGGCCTGATGGCGATTATGTGGTAATTGAGAACCAGTTTGGTCGAAGCGATCATGACCATTTAGGGAAATTAATCACTTATTTGACAAATCTGGAAGCGAAAACAGCTGTTTGGGTCTGTGAAGATCCCCAACCTGAGCATATAGAGGCAATCAGATGGTTAAATAAGAATACTCCGTCAGATGTGGCTTTATATTTAATCAAATTAGAAGTTTTCCAGATTGAAAATTCCCCGCCGGCTCCTCACTTCTCTATAGTCGCTCAACCAAGTAAACAAATGAAAGAAGCAGGAGCTGTGAAAGGCGAACTTGCGGAGCGACATGTAAAGAGGATTGAATTTTGGAAGCAGCTTTTGGAAAGAAGTAAAGGAAGGACTGATTTGTTTTCAAATGTTTCTCCAAGCAGAGAA
This window encodes:
- a CDS encoding DUF4268 domain-containing protein — protein: MVSVGRIKRIPVRHVWRNEEKDFTPWLKENIDLLGEVLGMELSAVDKEVDVGEHYEADLLAEGPDGDYVVIENQFGRSDHDHLGKLITYLTNLEAKTAVWVCEDPQPEHIEAIRWLNKNTPSDVALYLIKLEVFQIENSPPAPHFSIVAQPSKQMKEAGAVKGELAERHVKRIEFWKQLLERSKGRTDLFSNVSPSRECWISTGAGKTGLAYTYVILMDQARIELYIDTGDAGRNKKIFDELYKHKQEIEAEFGGELEWQRLNEKRASRIAKIVTNKGLENVDDWPTIQDQMINAMIRFEKALAKHIRQLP